A genomic segment from Tuwongella immobilis encodes:
- a CDS encoding WD40 repeat domain-containing protein, producing MNRKSEASTIRRLFAGVGLFLSLSLTGCDDPSSLLSKPKATILTNGSVEDPLFAVDGKAFAGWISPIGNDPAAAKGNLKWKLWSIEDGKEIGSWTSPMDRSTLIAGTGDGQTWSVSVPEPKTFIQIYRFLDFTTGQLSDIPGTNKSLRSWTHPVFSADRRRLAYSDTQSDSSKRQGWVHEKTETGWEKRISVPGESAVLSPDGKSVATVCWPTEMRNFRLQLRLFDTSTGQERWTSQVDSYVLHGFTPDGKYLIQNDNAGYRIFDTKTGKQQLLVSKSPRHDTRSKFPVVYHGGFVLAVVGFPGTEELVRWDVAAGKELSREPITFEARDRTPAFGSPRLAIVRKTQEHPVPGQENTTWSSMEVEIYDPTSPKPIQSLLVSGSTQLVCSPDGRTLASIGTLSLRFYDLPELKSFDLETNAPREP from the coding sequence ATGAACCGGAAATCAGAAGCATCGACGATACGACGATTATTCGCAGGAGTTGGGCTGTTCCTATCGCTGAGTTTAACGGGCTGTGACGACCCCAGCAGTCTGCTGAGCAAACCCAAAGCGACGATCTTGACAAATGGGTCAGTTGAGGACCCACTCTTCGCAGTCGATGGGAAGGCCTTTGCTGGCTGGATTTCGCCAATCGGTAACGATCCTGCAGCGGCGAAAGGAAATCTTAAATGGAAGTTATGGTCGATCGAAGATGGAAAGGAAATCGGGAGCTGGACGTCTCCGATGGATCGGAGCACATTAATCGCTGGAACAGGCGATGGCCAAACCTGGTCAGTTAGTGTGCCCGAACCAAAAACATTCATCCAAATATATCGTTTTCTCGATTTCACAACGGGCCAATTAAGTGATATCCCCGGGACAAACAAATCATTGCGATCATGGACTCATCCTGTGTTCTCAGCGGATCGCCGCCGACTGGCGTATTCCGATACCCAATCCGACTCGAGCAAACGCCAAGGCTGGGTGCATGAAAAAACCGAAACGGGATGGGAAAAACGGATCTCGGTTCCTGGAGAATCAGCTGTCTTGTCGCCCGATGGCAAATCGGTGGCAACTGTCTGTTGGCCAACCGAGATGCGAAATTTCAGACTTCAGCTCCGGCTTTTTGACACGTCAACGGGGCAAGAGCGTTGGACATCGCAGGTCGATAGCTACGTATTGCATGGCTTTACACCAGACGGAAAGTATCTCATTCAAAATGACAATGCCGGATATCGCATCTTTGACACAAAGACTGGCAAACAACAGCTTTTAGTGTCAAAAAGTCCTCGTCATGATACGAGAAGTAAGTTTCCCGTCGTCTATCACGGTGGATTCGTCCTGGCAGTGGTCGGCTTTCCGGGGACGGAAGAGCTTGTCCGGTGGGATGTTGCGGCTGGAAAAGAACTTAGCCGAGAACCGATCACGTTTGAAGCCCGCGATCGAACGCCGGCCTTCGGTTCCCCTCGCTTGGCGATCGTTCGCAAAACCCAGGAACATCCGGTTCCGGGTCAGGAAAATACAACTTGGTCGAGCATGGAAGTTGAGATCTATGATCCCACCAGTCCCAAACCGATCCAATCGCTTCTCGTCAGTGGATCAACGCAACTTGTTTGTTCCCCTGATGGCCGCACGTTGGCGTCGATCGGTACCCTGTCGTTGAGGTTCTATGATTTGCCAGAACTGAAATCGTTCGATCTCGAGACCAACGCCCCAAGAGAACCATGA
- a CDS encoding TIGR03067 domain-containing protein: MMVRWTWMIGLLLGLANTSLAQTDLDRMQGTWEITALIDDGTVMPEDMLRTRFAVDGRFTIKDQSISFVKPSTNEKKTVLFVINEKTSPKSLDLAGADKVAGKGIYVLSDNVLLLCLGTPEANARPIDFSAKKGEPTILLTLKRIRGVPPPPAFPVAQTTPVIPPAPVIPPAPVIPPPPAPVPPPANWDATIRRNLIGTWGHQNDDWLVMFTVNEDGTFSSKRSFKKKFGKLFHGDVVSSGTWKLIDGVVICTITASTDAEQRQQIFSYRIRTISATELIAVDQFGGLRYEWKTC; encoded by the coding sequence ATGATGGTACGATGGACATGGATGATTGGGCTGCTGCTGGGACTGGCGAATACGAGCCTTGCTCAAACCGATCTGGATCGCATGCAGGGGACATGGGAGATTACCGCGCTAATTGATGATGGCACGGTGATGCCCGAAGATATGCTCCGCACACGGTTTGCGGTCGATGGCCGATTCACCATCAAAGACCAAAGCATCAGCTTTGTGAAGCCCAGCACCAACGAAAAGAAGACCGTCCTATTTGTGATTAATGAAAAGACTTCGCCAAAGTCGTTGGATTTGGCGGGAGCGGACAAGGTCGCCGGGAAAGGGATTTACGTCTTATCGGATAACGTGTTGCTGCTTTGTCTGGGAACGCCCGAAGCGAATGCTCGACCGATCGACTTTTCCGCCAAGAAGGGCGAGCCGACGATTCTGCTGACGCTGAAACGAATCCGAGGCGTTCCCCCGCCACCCGCGTTTCCCGTCGCTCAGACGACTCCGGTGATTCCGCCCGCGCCGGTAATCCCGCCCGCGCCGGTGATTCCGCCGCCGCCCGCCCCGGTGCCACCGCCCGCAAATTGGGATGCCACCATTCGCCGGAATTTGATCGGGACGTGGGGCCACCAAAATGACGATTGGCTGGTGATGTTCACCGTCAACGAAGATGGCACGTTCAGCTCGAAGCGATCATTCAAGAAAAAGTTCGGCAAACTGTTCCATGGCGATGTCGTATCGAGCGGCACCTGGAAGCTGATCGACGGCGTGGTCATCTGCACCATCACCGCATCGACCGACGCCGAACAGCGCCAACAGATTTTCTCGTATCGCATCCGCACCATCTCGGCAACGGAACTCATCGCCGTCGACCAATTCGGTGGCCTGCGCTATGAGTGGAAGACCTGCTAA
- a CDS encoding acetolactate synthase, protein MSYGDGAETDYLTARGRDWPSVRQFNVFLANRVGGLLDTVRRFEQANLRIVSLSVINSADCAVIRMVFSDPERATEILESAGIAYTESDLLVVKMPDDPQPILQICKALLVGEINIHYTYPILIGVGPSGSTALALYVEDHEAACVTLMREGFTIFTDSDLID, encoded by the coding sequence ATGAGTTACGGTGACGGCGCAGAAACCGACTATTTGACCGCTCGAGGTCGGGATTGGCCCAGTGTTCGACAATTTAATGTCTTTTTGGCCAACCGCGTCGGCGGGCTGCTCGATACGGTCCGCCGTTTCGAACAGGCCAATCTGCGGATCGTCTCGCTGAGTGTCATCAACTCCGCCGACTGTGCCGTCATTCGCATGGTCTTCAGCGACCCGGAACGAGCCACCGAGATTCTCGAATCCGCCGGAATCGCCTATACCGAAAGCGATCTCTTGGTCGTCAAAATGCCAGATGATCCGCAGCCGATCCTGCAGATCTGCAAAGCCCTGCTCGTGGGTGAAATCAACATCCATTACACCTACCCGATTCTTATCGGAGTCGGCCCATCGGGATCGACCGCACTGGCACTCTACGTGGAAGACCACGAAGCCGCCTGCGTGACCCTGATGCGGGAAGGCTTTACGATCTTTACCGATTCTGACCTGATCGACTGA
- the recA gene encoding recombinase RecA has product MADHEKELKKDLKGALASIEKQFGKGAIMPLGQRSNMEVEGITTGALSLDLALGGKGLPRGRIVEIFGPESSGKTTIALHVLANAQKEGGVAAFIDAEHALDPSWAKRIGVDLESLLVSQPSYAEEALKIAEMLVKSNAVDVIVIDSVAALVPKNEIDGEIGDTHVGLQARLMSQALRILNPAISRTNTCLIFINQIRQKVGVMFGSPETTSGGLALKYYSSVRLDIRKTTGIKDGETTVGTRVKAKVVKNKVAPPFRVCEFDMMHDRGISVEGDVLDLALEEKIVEKSGAWFNYGNARLGQGRENVKQHLRDTPSLLEEIRAKVLAIRMTKEMPIEIGTPQEVAEANLDEMPADLLPPPPAKGKKGRGAASTPVVMPDGEIVGESGE; this is encoded by the coding sequence ATGGCCGACCACGAAAAGGAACTGAAAAAGGATCTGAAAGGCGCGTTGGCTTCCATCGAGAAACAGTTCGGCAAAGGCGCGATTATGCCCTTAGGCCAACGCTCCAATATGGAAGTGGAGGGGATTACCACCGGGGCACTCAGCCTGGACTTGGCCTTGGGCGGGAAGGGGCTGCCGCGCGGGCGGATCGTCGAAATCTTCGGTCCGGAATCCTCCGGGAAGACCACGATTGCCTTGCATGTGCTGGCGAATGCCCAAAAAGAGGGCGGCGTTGCTGCATTTATCGACGCAGAACACGCGCTCGACCCCAGTTGGGCCAAGCGAATCGGTGTCGATCTCGAATCGCTGCTCGTCAGCCAGCCGAGCTATGCCGAAGAAGCGCTCAAGATTGCTGAAATGTTGGTCAAGTCGAATGCGGTGGATGTCATCGTCATCGACTCCGTCGCCGCACTCGTTCCGAAGAACGAAATCGATGGCGAAATTGGCGATACGCACGTCGGTCTGCAAGCGCGATTGATGAGCCAGGCGCTGCGGATTCTGAACCCGGCGATTTCACGCACCAATACCTGCTTGATCTTTATCAACCAAATCCGGCAAAAAGTCGGCGTCATGTTCGGGTCGCCTGAAACGACTTCCGGCGGGTTGGCGTTGAAGTATTACTCGTCCGTGCGATTGGATATTCGCAAGACGACGGGCATCAAGGATGGGGAAACCACCGTTGGAACGCGGGTGAAGGCCAAAGTCGTCAAGAACAAGGTCGCGCCGCCGTTCCGAGTTTGCGAATTCGACATGATGCACGATCGCGGCATCAGCGTCGAAGGGGACGTGCTGGATCTGGCACTCGAAGAGAAAATCGTCGAAAAGTCGGGGGCTTGGTTCAATTACGGCAATGCTCGATTGGGGCAAGGTCGTGAGAATGTCAAGCAGCATTTGCGGGATACCCCCAGCCTGTTGGAGGAAATTCGTGCAAAGGTGCTCGCGATTCGCATGACCAAAGAAATGCCGATCGAAATCGGTACCCCACAAGAGGTTGCGGAAGCGAACCTGGATGAAATGCCTGCCGATCTGCTGCCGCCGCCACCCGCGAAGGGGAAAAAGGGACGCGGTGCGGCCTCCACGCCGGTGGTGATGCCGGATGGTGAGATCGTCGGTGAATCGGGCGAATAA
- a CDS encoding lipopolysaccharide biosynthesis protein: MTDRSKPVVQRRLLRGALTNWLAFAAVMASSFFLAPYLIRRLGDATYGVWGFVESILAYLTLLDLGVAACVTRYVAKLHTTGERDELNRLVSSCLALFCIAGGAILAIGTGLSWWLAPTLQAKADLAGNVLPFMLLMVANLAVTLPLGIYPSILDGLERYTQKSLIRLVALVVRVAGIVAVTELSPGLFGLGMVLTLTNLAEHLAYVLLVRRVMPELVLSRRLVDRVTLARVKGYSVDAFLAMLAGRITVQTAAVVIGMMISAVAVTHFLIASRLVEMAKSLLRSATTTLTPAFSSLEAQGKIDEMRAIYLTATRLSLLLGLPLALGMIWFGPAFLTRWLHSAEYVTVSYPTLWILAATLPFVVAQSAAARVLYGVGRLRGFARMALVEAAVNLTLSLILVRSMGIQGVAIAVAIPNVLFCIAVIVTACSHLQIRASVYLRTAWLRPIALNLPLALAGWAITRSFPLETWGELALAGAVGGLPYLLMVAITEGKFPKWLAPRELLKRMAGKLSPGARASAPANPTPAPRATGG, from the coding sequence GTGACGGACCGCTCGAAACCAGTTGTCCAACGTCGGTTACTGCGTGGGGCACTGACGAATTGGCTGGCGTTTGCCGCCGTCATGGCCTCGTCATTTTTTCTGGCACCCTATCTCATTCGCCGACTCGGAGATGCCACCTATGGCGTCTGGGGATTCGTCGAATCGATCCTTGCTTATCTGACACTCCTTGATTTGGGGGTGGCCGCCTGCGTGACGCGCTACGTCGCCAAGCTGCATACCACCGGCGAACGTGACGAACTCAATCGGCTCGTATCCTCTTGCCTGGCCTTGTTTTGCATCGCGGGCGGGGCGATTCTCGCCATCGGTACTGGCTTGTCGTGGTGGTTGGCCCCGACGCTCCAAGCGAAGGCAGACCTTGCGGGCAATGTGCTGCCGTTCATGCTGCTGATGGTCGCCAACTTGGCGGTGACGCTCCCGTTGGGGATTTATCCGTCGATTCTCGATGGATTGGAGCGCTACACCCAGAAAAGCCTGATCCGCCTGGTGGCGCTGGTGGTGCGCGTTGCAGGCATCGTGGCGGTAACGGAACTCTCACCGGGACTATTCGGTCTTGGAATGGTTTTGACGCTCACCAATCTTGCTGAGCATCTTGCATATGTGCTGTTGGTGCGGCGAGTGATGCCGGAACTGGTGTTGTCCCGGCGATTGGTCGATCGCGTAACACTCGCCCGAGTGAAGGGTTACAGCGTCGATGCCTTCTTGGCCATGCTCGCAGGGCGGATCACCGTGCAAACCGCCGCCGTGGTCATTGGCATGATGATTTCGGCGGTTGCCGTGACGCATTTTCTGATTGCATCCCGATTGGTGGAAATGGCCAAGTCGCTGCTCCGCTCGGCCACCACCACGCTGACGCCGGCATTCAGTTCGCTGGAAGCGCAGGGCAAGATCGATGAGATGCGGGCAATTTATCTGACGGCGACGCGATTGTCGCTGCTGCTGGGGCTGCCCTTGGCGCTCGGCATGATCTGGTTCGGCCCTGCGTTCCTCACGCGATGGCTGCATTCTGCCGAATATGTGACCGTTTCCTACCCGACGTTGTGGATTCTGGCGGCGACGCTGCCATTTGTGGTGGCGCAATCGGCGGCGGCTCGGGTGCTCTACGGCGTGGGGCGGCTTCGCGGCTTCGCCCGGATGGCGCTCGTCGAAGCGGCAGTAAATCTGACGCTCAGCTTGATTTTGGTGCGATCCATGGGGATTCAAGGGGTGGCGATTGCGGTCGCGATTCCGAATGTGCTGTTCTGCATCGCGGTGATTGTCACCGCCTGTTCGCATCTGCAAATTCGCGCAAGCGTTTATTTGCGAACGGCTTGGCTTCGGCCAATTGCGCTGAATCTGCCGCTGGCGCTCGCCGGGTGGGCGATCACCCGCTCGTTCCCACTCGAAACCTGGGGCGAACTTGCGTTGGCTGGTGCAGTCGGGGGGCTGCCGTACTTACTGATGGTGGCGATCACGGAGGGGAAATTCCCCAAGTGGTTGGCACCACGGGAGTTGCTGAAACGCATGGCGGGGAAACTCTCCCCGGGCGCTCGTGCGTCTGCACCAGCGAATCCGACGCCTGCACCACGGGCGACTGGTGGCTAA
- a CDS encoding co-chaperone GroES, which translates to MNLKPIADRIIVERFAAAEKTAGGILLPDNAKDKPQKGKVLAVGPGKMLKDGTRRPLQVAVGDVVLFTAWAGNEYQDQAQSRDILVMHEEDVLAVVEG; encoded by the coding sequence ATGAATCTGAAACCGATCGCTGACCGGATCATCGTCGAGCGGTTCGCCGCCGCCGAGAAGACGGCTGGCGGCATTCTGCTGCCGGACAACGCGAAGGATAAGCCCCAGAAGGGGAAGGTTCTTGCGGTTGGCCCCGGCAAGATGCTCAAAGACGGGACTCGTCGTCCGCTGCAAGTCGCTGTTGGCGACGTGGTGTTGTTCACCGCCTGGGCGGGGAATGAGTACCAAGATCAGGCCCAATCGCGGGATATTCTCGTGATGCATGAAGAAGACGTTCTCGCGGTCGTCGAAGGCTGA
- the groL gene encoding chaperonin GroEL (60 kDa chaperone family; promotes refolding of misfolded polypeptides especially under stressful conditions; forms two stacked rings of heptamers to form a barrel-shaped 14mer; ends can be capped by GroES; misfolded proteins enter the barrel where they are refolded when GroES binds) codes for MSAKQIAFDSEAREAMRRGITKLARAVKVTLGPKGRNVIIQKSFGSPTVTKDGVTVAKEVELPDVYENMGASMVKEVASKTNDVAGDGTTTATVLAEAIFNEGLRAVVSGANPMLMKRGMEKAVEQIVAKLKSHSVPVENTAQFNAVATVASNGDSEIGTIIANAMDKVGKDGVITVEEGKSTKTELEFVEGMSFDRGYLSPYFVTNPETMECELEDPYILVYEKKISSNRDLVPVLEKVLGQSKPILIICEEVEGEALATLVVNKLRNPSQFRCCAVKAPGYGDRRKAMLEDIAILTGGRAIFEDLGIQLENVTLKDLGRAKKVKIDKENTVVIEGAGTADAIKARVTMIQRELDKSTSDYDREKLSERIAKLSGGVAKVNVGGAVESEVKEKKMRVEDALHATRAAAQEGILPGGGVALLRASEGLKPEGLTPDEATGFNIVVRACKAPIKQIVDNAGNDGNIVASKVLEKNEFTFGYDARNDVYVDMVKSGIIDPTKVVRSGLQNAASVATLLLTSDALVADLPKEEKKAGGAGYEDEM; via the coding sequence ATGAGCGCGAAGCAGATTGCGTTCGATTCGGAAGCCCGTGAAGCGATGCGCCGGGGGATCACCAAGCTGGCCCGCGCGGTCAAGGTGACCCTGGGGCCCAAGGGCCGCAACGTCATTATCCAAAAGAGCTTCGGTTCGCCGACCGTGACCAAGGACGGCGTGACGGTTGCCAAGGAAGTGGAATTGCCGGACGTCTATGAAAACATGGGCGCCAGCATGGTCAAGGAAGTGGCTTCCAAGACCAACGACGTTGCCGGTGACGGCACCACCACCGCCACGGTGCTGGCCGAAGCCATCTTCAACGAAGGGTTGCGAGCGGTTGTTTCCGGCGCCAACCCGATGCTGATGAAGCGCGGCATGGAAAAGGCCGTCGAACAAATCGTTGCCAAGCTCAAGAGCCACAGCGTTCCGGTCGAAAACACGGCCCAATTCAACGCCGTCGCCACCGTTGCTTCCAACGGCGATAGCGAAATTGGCACCATCATCGCCAACGCGATGGACAAAGTCGGCAAAGACGGCGTCATCACCGTCGAAGAAGGCAAGTCGACCAAGACCGAACTGGAATTCGTCGAAGGGATGTCGTTCGACCGCGGCTACCTGTCGCCGTACTTCGTGACCAACCCCGAAACGATGGAATGCGAACTCGAAGACCCGTACATTCTGGTCTACGAAAAGAAGATTTCCTCGAATCGCGACCTGGTGCCGGTGCTGGAAAAGGTGCTCGGCCAAAGCAAGCCGATCCTGATTATCTGCGAAGAAGTGGAAGGCGAAGCGCTGGCCACGCTGGTGGTCAACAAGCTGCGTAACCCCTCGCAATTCCGCTGCTGCGCCGTTAAGGCTCCTGGCTACGGCGACCGCCGCAAGGCCATGCTCGAAGACATCGCCATTCTGACCGGTGGCCGGGCGATCTTCGAAGATCTCGGCATCCAACTCGAAAACGTCACCTTGAAGGATCTGGGCCGCGCCAAGAAGGTCAAGATCGACAAGGAAAACACCGTGGTCATCGAAGGTGCCGGCACCGCCGACGCCATCAAGGCCCGCGTGACGATGATCCAACGCGAACTCGACAAGAGCACCAGCGACTATGACCGCGAAAAGCTGAGCGAACGCATCGCCAAGCTGTCCGGTGGCGTCGCCAAGGTCAACGTCGGTGGCGCGGTGGAAAGCGAAGTCAAAGAAAAGAAGATGCGGGTCGAAGACGCCCTGCATGCCACCCGCGCGGCGGCTCAAGAAGGCATTCTCCCCGGTGGTGGCGTGGCGCTGCTGCGTGCCAGCGAAGGGCTGAAGCCGGAAGGGCTGACCCCGGATGAAGCGACCGGCTTCAACATCGTCGTTCGTGCGTGCAAGGCTCCGATCAAGCAGATCGTTGACAACGCGGGCAACGATGGCAACATCGTCGCTTCGAAGGTGCTCGAAAAGAACGAATTCACCTTCGGCTACGACGCTCGCAACGATGTGTACGTCGATATGGTCAAGTCGGGCATCATCGACCCGACCAAGGTGGTTCGCAGCGGTCTGCAAAACGCCGCCAGCGTGGCCACCCTGTTGCTGACCAGCGACGCCCTCGTCGCCGATCTGCCCAAGGAAGAAAAGAAGGCCGGCGGCGCTGGCTACGAAGACGAAATGTAA
- a CDS encoding ArsR/SmtB family transcription factor, with amino-acid sequence MRPPERLSLLFAALADPTRRAILARLAKGEATVMELAKPFAMSQPAISKHLRVLEEAGLISRGRDAQRRPCRLEAQPLMEIRDWLEEFRQLMELQYQQLDALLDELKTDASNSPRSQPSTEQSHVDESPGEHSTSQ; translated from the coding sequence ATGCGTCCGCCGGAGCGATTAAGCCTTCTCTTTGCGGCATTGGCCGACCCGACGCGGCGAGCGATTCTGGCTCGACTGGCGAAGGGCGAGGCCACCGTTATGGAATTGGCCAAACCGTTTGCGATGAGTCAGCCGGCCATCTCCAAGCATCTGCGGGTGCTGGAAGAGGCGGGGCTGATCTCGCGTGGGCGGGACGCTCAGCGGCGACCGTGTCGGCTCGAAGCGCAACCGTTGATGGAGATTCGCGATTGGCTGGAAGAGTTCCGCCAATTGATGGAACTTCAATACCAGCAACTGGATGCGCTTTTGGATGAGCTGAAAACGGACGCATCGAATTCCCCACGTTCGCAACCTTCAACGGAGCAATCGCATGTCGATGAATCCCCCGGTGAGCATTCAACTTCCCAGTGA
- a CDS encoding SRPBCC family protein has protein sequence MSMNPPVSIQLPSDCEIVLTRQFRAPRDLVFRAMIEPTLVRRWLSGPPGWTMTDCEIDAQVGGRYRYRWASDDGQSMQMTGEYREVVAPERLVNTETFDFGCASQAGEQVGTAVLTEANGVTTLTTTVVYPNKVARDGTLAAGMEHGVANCYRLLDAILDEVSAAA, from the coding sequence ATGTCGATGAATCCCCCGGTGAGCATTCAACTTCCCAGTGACTGTGAGATCGTTCTGACTCGGCAGTTTCGGGCACCGCGCGACTTGGTTTTCCGTGCGATGATTGAGCCGACATTGGTGCGTCGGTGGTTATCCGGGCCGCCGGGCTGGACGATGACCGATTGCGAGATCGACGCGCAGGTCGGTGGACGGTATCGCTATCGCTGGGCCAGTGACGATGGGCAGAGCATGCAGATGACCGGTGAATATCGGGAAGTCGTTGCACCCGAACGGCTTGTGAATACCGAGACCTTTGACTTTGGCTGTGCATCTCAGGCGGGAGAGCAAGTTGGCACCGCCGTGCTGACCGAAGCCAACGGCGTGACCACGCTGACGACAACGGTGGTCTACCCCAACAAAGTGGCTCGTGATGGCACGTTGGCGGCGGGGATGGAGCACGGAGTGGCCAATTGCTATCGGCTCTTGGATGCGATCCTCGACGAAGTGAGTGCAGCGGCGTAA